A genomic segment from Marinitoga sp. 1197 encodes:
- a CDS encoding FAD binding domain-containing protein, producing MITFSYDYVKPKTLDEALEILNKEDAYPILGGTDLIVKMRAGRIKPKLVVDLKGIDELFHVDFSKDAGLTFGAGLKLNVLIEEFSYIKEYYPTLYQGIRVVGGYQTRNRGTVVGNICNASPASDTAPALLTYDAELTLVSLNGERKVKIKDFFTGPGKTVLEKGEIVKSIHIPYEGESVGRYYKVSRIKAVDLSTIGMALTIIDPKGKRDIRVALASVAPTPVRIFEAEEFIKDKELTMKNVEEFAQIIHDSVNPITDARGTAEYRKRMAKILPIKLLRELNMIKEGL from the coding sequence ATGATAACGTTTAGTTATGACTATGTGAAACCCAAAACACTAGACGAAGCCCTGGAAATACTAAATAAAGAAGATGCTTATCCTATCCTGGGTGGAACTGACTTAATTGTGAAAATGAGAGCAGGAAGAATTAAACCAAAATTAGTAGTTGATTTAAAGGGAATTGATGAACTATTTCATGTAGATTTTTCAAAAGATGCAGGATTAACTTTTGGTGCTGGACTAAAACTCAATGTATTAATTGAAGAATTCAGTTATATTAAAGAGTATTATCCAACATTGTATCAGGGAATCAGAGTTGTCGGAGGATATCAAACCCGCAATAGAGGAACTGTAGTTGGAAATATTTGTAATGCTTCTCCAGCCTCAGATACAGCCCCGGCTTTACTTACATATGATGCCGAATTGACATTAGTTTCATTAAACGGAGAAAGAAAAGTTAAGATAAAAGATTTCTTTACTGGACCTGGAAAGACAGTGTTAGAAAAGGGTGAAATAGTTAAATCTATACATATACCATATGAAGGTGAAAGTGTTGGAAGGTATTATAAAGTCTCAAGGATTAAAGCTGTTGATCTTTCTACAATAGGAATGGCGCTAACAATTATTGATCCAAAAGGGAAAAGAGATATTAGAGTTGCTTTAGCTTCAGTAGCTCCAACACCTGTAAGAATTTTTGAAGCTGAAGAATTTATAAAAGATAAAGAATTAACAATGAAAAACGTGGAAGAATTTGCTCAAATTATTCATGATAGTGTTAACCCTATAACAGATGCAAGAGGTACTGCAGAATATAGAAAAAGAATGGCTAAAATATTACCAATTAAATTATTAAGAGAATTGAATATGATAAAGGAGGGATTATAA
- a CDS encoding (2Fe-2S)-binding protein, whose product MKIAFTVNNENIEVEVKPNETLLDVLREKLYLTGAKEGCGNGECGACTVIYNGRPVNSCLVLAPEADGAVIETVEGLTKDNKLHPIQEAFIEANAFQCGYCTPGFIMSTKAMLEKIPNPTKEVIVERLAGNLCRCTGYTVILDAVKLAAQKMGGAE is encoded by the coding sequence ATGAAAATTGCTTTTACTGTAAATAATGAAAATATTGAAGTGGAAGTAAAACCAAATGAGACCCTCCTCGATGTTCTAAGAGAGAAATTGTATTTAACAGGTGCAAAAGAAGGCTGTGGAAATGGAGAATGTGGAGCATGTACTGTTATATATAATGGAAGACCTGTGAATTCATGTTTGGTTTTGGCTCCTGAGGCTGATGGTGCTGTTATCGAAACAGTTGAAGGATTGACAAAGGATAATAAACTACATCCAATTCAGGAAGCATTTATAGAAGCAAATGCATTTCAATGCGGTTATTGTACTCCAGGCTTTATAATGTCCACAAAAGCTATGCTGGAAAAAATACCAAATCCTACAAAAGAAGTTATTGTAGAAAGATTGGCAGGAAATTTATGTAGATGTACAGGGTATACTGTTATTTTAGATGCTGTTAAATTAGCTGCCCAGAAAATGGGAGGTGCAGAATAA
- a CDS encoding xanthine dehydrogenase family protein molybdopterin-binding subunit yields the protein MKYEYKPPIKFEYVGKPMNRVDGFEKVTGNAKYVTDMFFPNMLYAAVKRSPIPHGIIKKIDTSKAEALQGVRAIVTGKDVPYRQGIYLVDRPIITPDRVRYVGEPVAAVAADSLEIARRAVELIEVEYEELPTVQDPRESMKGEVLIHPDLANYERLPIYNIEPEKNVFHHHKTRKGDVEKGFKEADVIVEGDYYLPQMYHAPLEPHAAISFWDYNEKLTVWSSAQSPFTLRNLIAVAFKIPRHKVRVIAPYVGGGFGGKAGINMEGIVIALSEKVKGRHIKLVYTREEDISAVVRQAMYAHVKTGVTKEGKIVAMEATLIFDGGAYAEYGTNVVRAAGYTLPGGYYVPNLKTDSYGVYTNHFLGGAFRGFGHGELHWATERNLDEVAQKLGMDPLELRLKNVLKPGLTNSMGQTIHHDTGDIEACFKKAAELIEYDKKSKQPENPRKVRGKGIAGLVKAPAMPTNAGSAVIIKFHEDATVTLQASIQEIGQGFNTAVTQMAADALHISPDKIHFVMPVDTDVNPYEWQTVASRALWTVGNALYRAAEDALNQIKDTASKVLGVAPHNLEVEDDRVYVKYRPEKYILLKDIVMGYTYPDGHAIGGPVIGRGSFVPEMLTNLDLETGQGNAAAEWTFGAQAAEVEIDLDTGELKMLKLVGVFDAGTIINPITAGGQVVGGMIQGMGPALFEGVKYNDKGYPLTVSFTDYKIPTIADIPDEIKYDFVQTFEESSPFGAKGVGEHPMISVPPAIASAIYDALGVNVNELPLTADKILNALDKKNNN from the coding sequence ATGAAATATGAATATAAACCACCAATTAAATTTGAATATGTTGGAAAACCTATGAACAGAGTTGACGGATTCGAAAAAGTTACCGGAAATGCAAAATATGTAACTGATATGTTTTTCCCGAATATGCTTTATGCTGCAGTTAAAAGAAGCCCTATACCTCATGGGATTATTAAAAAAATTGATACTTCAAAAGCAGAAGCATTGCAAGGCGTAAGAGCCATTGTTACTGGAAAAGATGTTCCATATAGACAGGGAATATATCTTGTTGATAGACCAATAATTACACCAGATAGAGTTAGATATGTTGGAGAACCAGTAGCAGCTGTAGCGGCTGATTCTCTTGAAATTGCAAGAAGAGCTGTTGAACTAATAGAAGTAGAATATGAAGAACTGCCAACTGTTCAAGATCCTAGAGAATCAATGAAGGGCGAAGTTCTAATACATCCAGATTTAGCTAATTATGAAAGATTACCGATTTATAATATTGAACCTGAAAAAAATGTTTTTCATCATCATAAAACAAGAAAAGGAGACGTTGAAAAAGGATTTAAAGAAGCAGATGTTATTGTTGAAGGTGATTATTATCTACCTCAAATGTATCATGCGCCACTTGAACCACATGCAGCAATTTCTTTCTGGGATTATAACGAAAAATTGACTGTATGGTCAAGTGCACAATCTCCATTTACATTAAGAAACTTAATTGCTGTTGCATTTAAAATCCCAAGACATAAAGTTAGAGTTATTGCTCCATATGTGGGTGGAGGATTTGGTGGAAAAGCTGGTATAAATATGGAAGGTATTGTAATTGCATTATCAGAAAAAGTAAAAGGAAGACATATAAAATTAGTATATACAAGAGAAGAAGATATCTCAGCTGTTGTTAGACAAGCTATGTATGCCCATGTAAAAACGGGAGTTACTAAAGAAGGAAAAATAGTTGCAATGGAAGCAACGTTAATTTTCGATGGTGGAGCATATGCGGAATATGGAACTAATGTTGTTAGAGCTGCAGGATATACATTGCCTGGGGGATACTATGTTCCAAACTTAAAAACGGACTCATATGGCGTATACACCAACCATTTCCTTGGTGGAGCTTTTAGGGGATTTGGACATGGTGAATTACATTGGGCAACAGAAAGAAATTTAGATGAAGTCGCTCAAAAGTTAGGAATGGATCCACTTGAATTAAGATTGAAGAACGTTCTAAAACCAGGGTTAACTAATTCAATGGGACAAACTATACATCATGATACAGGCGATATTGAAGCTTGTTTTAAAAAAGCTGCAGAATTGATAGAATATGATAAAAAATCAAAACAACCTGAGAATCCAAGAAAGGTTAGAGGAAAAGGAATCGCTGGACTAGTTAAAGCACCAGCTATGCCAACAAATGCCGGTTCTGCTGTAATAATAAAATTCCATGAGGATGCTACAGTCACGTTACAAGCAAGTATTCAGGAAATTGGTCAAGGCTTCAATACTGCTGTTACTCAAATGGCTGCAGATGCTCTACACATCTCGCCAGACAAAATACATTTCGTAATGCCTGTTGATACAGATGTAAACCCATATGAATGGCAGACTGTTGCTTCAAGAGCATTATGGACAGTTGGAAATGCATTATATAGAGCTGCAGAAGATGCTTTAAATCAAATTAAAGATACAGCATCCAAAGTATTGGGTGTTGCTCCACATAATCTTGAAGTTGAAGACGATAGAGTTTATGTTAAATATAGACCTGAGAAATATATTTTATTAAAAGATATCGTTATGGGGTACACTTATCCAGATGGTCATGCAATTGGAGGTCCTGTAATAGGAAGAGGAAGTTTTGTCCCTGAAATGTTAACAAACCTTGATCTTGAAACAGGCCAGGGAAATGCAGCTGCTGAATGGACATTTGGTGCTCAAGCTGCTGAAGTAGAAATTGATTTAGATACTGGAGAACTTAAGATGCTCAAATTAGTTGGTGTTTTTGATGCTGGAACAATTATTAATCCTATTACTGCAGGAGGACAGGTTGTTGGTGGGATGATTCAGGGTATGGGACCTGCATTATTTGAAGGAGTTAAATACAATGACAAAGGTTATCCATTAACTGTATCTTTTACAGATTATAAAATACCAACAATTGCTGATATCCCTGATGAAATAAAATATGATTTTGTTCAAACATTTGAAGAATCTTCTCCATTTGGGGCAAAAGGTGTTGGAGAACATCCTATGATTTCTGTTCCGCCAGCAATTGCTTCAGCAATATATGATGCACTTGGAGTAAATGTTAATGAATTACCATTAACAGCAGATAAAATCTTAAATGCTTTAGATAAAAAAAATAATAATTAA
- a CDS encoding uracil-xanthine permease family protein produces MSESEYLNIVPQEDRSKGMGTGGLILLGLQHTFTMFGATVLVPYLTGIPVNVALFTAGLGTLLFHWITKWKVPVFLGSSFAYIAPIIAVTMHYMKEAGLQYGNIQDAVNAGVDLKPYLAYATGGIFLAGLVKFGFGWLIKLIGIRRFEKLFPPVISGTMIILIGLILSPVAVNMASGNWWIALVSLFTAIIVRLYTRGFSRLIPVIWGIIVGYIVAAITGNVHFAEVGTAGWVGFPKIYLPKFSWYAAAAIVPVAIAPSVEHFGDVFAISAVVGKKFYEDPGMHRTLMGDGLATSLGGFLGGPANTTYSENTGVLAFTKAFNPWIMRIAAFFAILMAMIPKVGAIVRSIPVPVMGGIEILLFGMIASIGAKTLINNQVKVEGKNLVTMSLMLVTGLGGAVFQAGNFALQGLGLAAVVGIVVNGILSLTGASNE; encoded by the coding sequence ATGAGCGAAAGCGAATATTTGAATATCGTTCCACAGGAAGATAGAAGTAAAGGTATGGGAACTGGGGGATTAATATTACTTGGATTACAACATACCTTTACAATGTTTGGTGCAACAGTTTTGGTTCCTTATTTGACAGGAATTCCTGTTAACGTTGCTTTATTTACCGCTGGTCTTGGGACGTTATTATTTCATTGGATTACTAAATGGAAAGTACCAGTCTTTTTAGGTTCGAGTTTTGCATATATTGCACCAATAATAGCGGTTACAATGCACTATATGAAAGAAGCAGGTTTGCAATATGGAAATATTCAGGATGCAGTAAATGCAGGGGTAGATCTGAAACCATATCTAGCATATGCAACAGGAGGTATCTTTTTAGCTGGTTTGGTTAAATTTGGTTTTGGATGGCTTATAAAGCTCATAGGAATTAGACGATTTGAAAAGTTATTCCCGCCTGTAATATCTGGAACAATGATTATATTAATTGGTTTAATCTTGAGCCCTGTTGCAGTGAATATGGCAAGCGGTAATTGGTGGATAGCATTAGTATCGTTATTTACAGCTATTATAGTTAGATTATATACAAGAGGATTTAGTAGGTTAATTCCTGTTATTTGGGGGATTATCGTGGGCTATATTGTTGCAGCTATTACTGGAAATGTTCATTTTGCAGAAGTCGGAACAGCTGGATGGGTAGGATTCCCGAAAATTTATTTACCAAAATTTTCATGGTATGCTGCTGCTGCAATAGTTCCAGTAGCTATTGCTCCATCAGTAGAACACTTTGGTGATGTTTTTGCAATATCTGCAGTTGTAGGGAAAAAATTCTATGAAGATCCAGGAATGCATAGAACATTAATGGGCGATGGATTGGCAACATCATTGGGTGGATTCTTAGGTGGCCCTGCAAATACAACATATAGTGAAAACACTGGAGTTTTAGCATTCACAAAAGCTTTTAACCCATGGATTATGAGAATCGCTGCATTTTTTGCGATATTAATGGCTATGATACCAAAAGTTGGAGCAATTGTCAGATCAATCCCTGTTCCTGTAATGGGTGGAATAGAAATATTATTATTCGGTATGATTGCAAGTATTGGTGCAAAAACTTTAATTAATAATCAAGTAAAAGTTGAAGGAAAGAATTTAGTAACAATGTCATTAATGTTAGTTACTGGTTTAGGTGGAGCTGTATTTCAAGCTGGGAACTTTGCATTACAAGGGTTAGGACTTGCTGCTGTAGTTGGTATAGTTGTTAATGGTATATTATCTTTAACCGGTGCATCTAACGAATAA
- a CDS encoding oxamate carbamoyltransferase subunit AllH family protein, whose translation MVEISNTTFAKKGYAKSFFKTRHSNYFLFDDDDIFTISTYDNRVGALGMVAPPHFLKFSTLKIENNYLIFDDKFILKDFAIYNPKINKIIFYETYNKVKNVLKNRLDYRIYNKIIGSLENSSFIDLIGFGPGLTPLFDDILSGILLLNYFYNKKLDYKTILKIAKTRTNNLSYFQMKYATNGYAPKPVKLYLENINKAALLNMGDTSGLGWMLGISFFIDLEG comes from the coding sequence ATGGTTGAAATATCAAATACGACTTTTGCTAAAAAAGGATATGCTAAAAGTTTTTTCAAAACCAGACATTCAAATTATTTTTTGTTTGATGATGATGACATTTTTACAATTTCCACTTATGATAATAGGGTTGGGGCTTTGGGGATGGTCGCCCCTCCCCATTTTTTGAAATTTTCAACATTAAAAATTGAAAATAATTATTTGATATTTGATGATAAATTTATTTTGAAGGATTTTGCTATTTATAATCCTAAAATTAATAAAATTATTTTCTACGAAACATACAATAAAGTAAAAAATGTACTGAAAAACAGATTAGATTATAGAATTTACAATAAAATTATTGGTTCTTTAGAAAATAGTTCCTTTATTGATTTAATAGGTTTTGGACCAGGATTAACTCCGTTATTTGACGATATTCTATCTGGAATATTATTGTTAAATTATTTTTACAACAAAAAGTTAGATTATAAAACTATATTAAAAATAGCAAAAACAAGAACAAATAATCTTTCTTATTTTCAAATGAAATACGCCACAAATGGTTATGCACCAAAACCTGTTAAATTATATTTAGAAAATATTAATAAGGCTGCATTGTTAAACATGGGGGATACTTCAGGATTAGGTTGGATGTTAGGTATATCATTTTTCATTGATTTGGAGGGATAA
- the fdrA gene encoding acyl-CoA synthetase FdrA, with protein MVYKMIKPNAYYDSVTLMLITEDIKKKDNVEEALVGMGTETNKEFLKELGMLDSELESTTPNDLLIVVKGENINMEEIEAEVEKLLKAETQEDEGEKFYPSLESAVKRLDGANMAVISIAGEYAGLETKKALDMGLNVMLFSDNVPIETEIDLKKYALEKGLLVMGPDCGTAIINGVPMAFSNVVKRGKIGIVAASGTGAQEVSSIISNLGCGISQLIGTGGRDVKKDVGGLMFLEGIKRLIEDDETEIIVLVSKPPYPEVVSKAVELLKKTNKKHVVHFVNGIVEDSEITVGHTLEDAAIKAALLCQGKEIDKDEYTYFDFLESFDFDVKVKEEVAKIKEGKYIRGLYSGGTLADETMVLLSKEIGGIYSPKPLNPEYLLENINESKEHTVVDMGEDEFTVGRPHPMIDFTMRKSRLIKEYIDKDTAIIMVDVVLGWGSHMDPAGEIAEAVKTARETSDKYRCVIANICGTYEDPQKYYEQKKKLEDAGVIVFPSNASAVKFAVNVWKELGR; from the coding sequence GTGGTTTATAAAATGATTAAACCAAATGCATATTATGATTCCGTTACATTAATGCTTATAACAGAAGATATAAAGAAAAAAGATAACGTTGAAGAAGCTCTTGTTGGAATGGGTACAGAAACAAATAAGGAGTTTTTAAAAGAATTGGGAATGCTCGATTCAGAGTTAGAAAGTACCACTCCAAATGATTTATTGATTGTGGTCAAGGGTGAAAATATAAATATGGAAGAAATTGAAGCAGAGGTTGAAAAATTACTTAAAGCAGAAACTCAGGAAGATGAAGGTGAAAAGTTTTACCCATCACTTGAGAGTGCGGTAAAAAGATTAGATGGAGCAAATATGGCAGTTATTTCCATAGCTGGGGAATATGCTGGTCTAGAAACGAAAAAGGCTCTAGATATGGGATTAAATGTAATGTTGTTTAGTGATAATGTACCAATAGAAACAGAAATAGACCTGAAGAAATATGCACTTGAAAAAGGATTGCTGGTAATGGGGCCAGATTGTGGAACAGCAATAATAAATGGAGTACCCATGGCATTTTCAAATGTAGTAAAACGAGGAAAGATTGGTATTGTGGCAGCATCTGGAACTGGGGCTCAGGAAGTTTCATCCATAATATCAAATCTTGGTTGTGGAATATCTCAATTGATTGGTACAGGTGGAAGAGATGTAAAAAAAGATGTTGGTGGATTAATGTTTTTAGAAGGTATTAAAAGATTAATTGAAGATGATGAAACTGAAATAATTGTTCTTGTATCAAAACCACCTTATCCAGAAGTTGTCTCAAAAGCAGTGGAATTATTGAAAAAAACAAACAAAAAACATGTAGTTCATTTTGTCAATGGTATTGTAGAAGATTCTGAAATAACAGTAGGTCATACGCTTGAAGATGCTGCAATAAAAGCTGCTTTATTATGTCAGGGAAAGGAAATAGATAAAGACGAATATACATATTTTGACTTTTTAGAATCATTTGATTTTGATGTAAAGGTTAAAGAGGAAGTAGCTAAAATAAAAGAAGGTAAATATATAAGAGGATTATACTCTGGTGGAACTCTTGCCGATGAAACAATGGTATTATTAAGCAAAGAAATAGGCGGTATATATTCGCCTAAACCATTAAATCCTGAATATTTACTGGAAAATATTAATGAAAGTAAAGAGCATACAGTTGTGGACATGGGAGAAGATGAATTTACAGTAGGAAGGCCGCATCCTATGATTGACTTTACAATGAGAAAATCAAGATTGATAAAAGAATATATAGATAAAGATACAGCTATTATTATGGTAGATGTTGTATTGGGTTGGGGATCACATATGGATCCAGCAGGTGAAATTGCAGAGGCTGTAAAAACAGCAAGGGAAACTTCAGATAAATATAGATGTGTAATTGCAAATATCTGTGGTACATATGAAGATCCACAAAAGTATTATGAACAAAAAAAGAAACTGGAAGATGCTGGGGTTATAGTCTTCCCAAGCAATGCAAGTGCAGTAAAATTTGCAGTTAATGTTTGGAAGGAGTTGGGAAGATGA
- a CDS encoding DUF1116 domain-containing protein — translation MSLFKEELKIVNIGLKSFYEDLKKQGANVVHVDWKPPLGGAKAVEILSEFSKLNVDIEKANAEAVERIMNSQPTLVGMGIARDVVPGMKDNLILHAGPPITWDRMCGPLKGAIIGGLIYEGKAKDEKEAIELIESGEIEFDPWHHHDGVGPMAGVATASMPVFIIENKTYGTKAYCTMNEGLGKVLRYGANGPDVIEKLKWMEEVLYPVLKEAIEIKGEINLKNLIAQAVQMGDECHNRNRAATSLFIREIAPAILDTHFSNKEKKAVIEFINANDHFFLNLSMPAAKSATLAAEGIKGSTVVTVMARNGTDFGIRVAGLPGKWFVGTAQEVEGLYFPGFTKEDANPDIGDSTITETGGFGGFAMAGAPAIVKFVGGTVQEAIDTTLKMYEITDAENNTYKIPFLNFRGTPTGLDIKKVVEKGILPRINTGIAHKDPGIGQVGAGLTYPPMNIFIDALEAFVKEYSD, via the coding sequence ATGAGTTTATTTAAAGAAGAATTAAAAATAGTAAATATAGGATTAAAATCATTCTATGAAGATTTGAAAAAACAGGGAGCAAATGTTGTTCATGTTGATTGGAAACCACCTCTTGGTGGAGCGAAAGCAGTTGAAATATTAAGTGAATTTTCAAAGTTAAACGTTGATATTGAAAAAGCAAATGCAGAAGCAGTAGAAAGAATTATGAATTCTCAGCCTACATTAGTTGGAATGGGTATAGCAAGAGATGTTGTTCCAGGTATGAAAGATAATTTAATTTTACATGCAGGCCCTCCAATTACATGGGATCGAATGTGTGGCCCTTTAAAGGGAGCTATTATTGGTGGATTGATTTATGAAGGAAAAGCTAAAGATGAAAAAGAAGCTATTGAGTTGATTGAATCTGGTGAAATAGAATTTGATCCATGGCATCATCATGATGGTGTTGGACCTATGGCTGGAGTTGCGACAGCTTCTATGCCTGTATTTATCATAGAAAATAAAACATATGGTACAAAAGCTTATTGTACAATGAATGAAGGGTTGGGAAAGGTTTTAAGATATGGAGCCAATGGCCCTGATGTAATTGAAAAATTAAAATGGATGGAAGAAGTATTATATCCTGTTTTGAAAGAAGCAATTGAGATAAAAGGTGAAATTAATCTAAAGAATTTAATCGCTCAGGCCGTTCAAATGGGAGATGAATGTCATAACAGAAATAGAGCAGCAACCTCATTATTTATAAGAGAAATAGCTCCTGCGATATTAGATACTCATTTTTCAAATAAAGAGAAAAAAGCAGTTATAGAATTTATCAATGCCAATGATCATTTCTTCTTAAATCTTTCAATGCCAGCAGCAAAATCAGCAACACTGGCAGCAGAAGGAATAAAGGGGAGTACTGTAGTTACAGTAATGGCAAGAAATGGAACGGATTTTGGTATTAGAGTAGCAGGATTACCAGGCAAATGGTTTGTTGGTACTGCTCAGGAAGTTGAAGGTTTATACTTCCCAGGATTTACAAAGGAAGATGCAAATCCTGATATTGGAGATAGTACAATTACAGAAACTGGTGGATTTGGCGGCTTTGCAATGGCTGGAGCCCCAGCAATAGTAAAATTTGTTGGTGGGACGGTTCAGGAAGCTATTGATACAACCTTAAAAATGTATGAAATAACAGATGCAGAAAATAATACATATAAAATACCATTCTTAAACTTCAGGGGAACTCCTACAGGGTTAGATATAAAGAAAGTTGTTGAGAAAGGTATATTACCAAGAATAAATACTGGTATAGCTCATAAAGATCCAGGCATAGGTCAAGTTGGGGCAGGATTGACCTATCCGCCTATGAACATATTTATAGATGCATTAGAAGCATTTGTAAAAGAATACTCAGACTAA
- a CDS encoding cyclase family protein, producing the protein MAGIKVYDLTQKIGITTPPWPGYEPMKLWYFKRMMLQKVNGQIVQTSMHNGTHLDGQRHFMTGGRDIASLPLDGYLFHEGVILDISKEVGDFDIYTPETLLKVAKENDLEIKKGDIIIINTGYHKYAWDQPEANENKYYYFHPGPDQRFADWLKEMEIKWVGVDCGSADHPMNTILREYRPEFAAMADKHFREKYGKPLDEYFDDKTYQLMHIDLFPHLILHAENLGGEIDKVLNRRMYIGIFPWRLVDGESSIARVAAFEIE; encoded by the coding sequence GTGGCAGGTATTAAAGTGTATGATTTAACTCAAAAGATAGGCATTACAACACCACCATGGCCAGGTTACGAACCAATGAAATTATGGTATTTCAAAAGGATGATGCTTCAAAAAGTTAATGGTCAAATAGTACAAACAAGTATGCATAATGGAACTCATCTCGATGGACAAAGACATTTTATGACAGGTGGAAGAGATATAGCTTCATTGCCATTAGACGGTTATTTATTCCATGAAGGTGTAATATTAGATATTTCCAAAGAAGTTGGAGATTTTGATATCTATACACCTGAAACATTATTAAAAGTAGCAAAAGAAAATGATCTTGAAATCAAAAAAGGTGATATTATAATTATTAATACAGGATATCACAAATATGCATGGGATCAACCAGAAGCAAATGAAAATAAATATTATTATTTCCATCCAGGACCTGATCAAAGATTTGCGGATTGGTTAAAAGAAATGGAAATTAAATGGGTTGGCGTAGACTGTGGTTCTGCTGACCATCCAATGAATACTATATTAAGAGAATACAGACCTGAATTTGCTGCTATGGCAGATAAGCATTTTAGAGAAAAATATGGAAAACCTCTTGATGAATATTTTGATGATAAAACTTATCAATTAATGCATATTGATTTATTCCCACATTTGATTTTACATGCAGAAAATCTTGGTGGAGAAATAGATAAAGTATTAAACAGAAGAATGTACATTGGTATATTCCCGTGGAGATTAGTTGATGGGGAATCAAGTATCGCTCGTGTAGCTGCATTTGAAATAGAATAA
- a CDS encoding N-acetyltransferase: MWKEIPEKVSQEKITFDVRELEPLLSGPSLKLEPYKPEMAKLKDGSYLYIRPLEKEEVPKLLPFIKKLLDVDHDFYDIVGVRVYGELLGWYRNRLKDPYFMIGTINGKLAGFANARVMNNGIHISLHSMAFVRGLRVGAIMYYAKAKYAFEKLGAKEWWATYESYNGFKRWGLGMAQPSYPWPDVQHELGGAKVYYVTKEYWDLSIKEYLEQLVKTELVEPTPEVVEANKELIIPDSPVV, translated from the coding sequence ATGTGGAAAGAAATACCGGAAAAAGTATCACAGGAAAAAATAACATTTGACGTTAGGGAATTAGAACCATTATTATCAGGTCCATCATTAAAATTAGAACCATACAAACCAGAAATGGCTAAATTAAAAGACGGTAGTTATTTATATATCAGACCATTAGAAAAAGAAGAAGTTCCTAAATTATTGCCATTCATAAAGAAATTATTGGATGTTGATCATGATTTTTATGATATTGTTGGTGTAAGAGTTTATGGAGAATTATTAGGTTGGTATAGAAATAGATTAAAAGATCCATATTTTATGATAGGAACAATTAATGGGAAATTAGCAGGCTTTGCAAATGCAAGAGTTATGAATAATGGAATTCATATTAGTCTTCATTCAATGGCTTTTGTTAGAGGATTAAGAGTTGGAGCTATTATGTATTATGCCAAAGCAAAATATGCATTTGAAAAATTAGGTGCAAAAGAATGGTGGGCAACATATGAAAGTTATAATGGATTTAAGAGATGGGGACTCGGAATGGCACAACCATCATATCCATGGCCAGATGTACAACATGAACTTGGCGGAGCTAAAGTATATTATGTAACAAAGGAATATTGGGATCTTTCAATAAAAGAATACTTAGAACAATTGGTAAAAACAGAATTAGTAGAACCTACACCAGAAGTTGTTGAAGCAAATAAAGAATTGATAATTCCAGACAGTCCCGTCGTTTAA